From the Micromonospora sediminicola genome, one window contains:
- a CDS encoding nucleotidyltransferase, which translates to MRDDVRDYLADLVRRSRDVLGDDLVGAYAAGSVGLGAYQPGRSDVDVALLVAASPAGAARRALVDRLRHEALPCPARGLELVVYRRDVAASGTPEPGFEVELNTGATMPFRATYDPADRPAADGRFWYALDRSILRQSGLTLLGPPAAEVFADPAPTVLRALLVDALRWWLALPTPPGDAPAPGAEDAVLGACRALVRCRDGVWLGKVDAGLRVAADDPDAPLIRACVAARRGGPPPSGAAARAFQRRVLAQLDDG; encoded by the coding sequence ATGCGCGACGACGTACGCGACTACCTCGCCGACCTGGTGCGGCGCTCCCGGGACGTGCTCGGCGACGACCTGGTCGGGGCGTACGCGGCCGGTTCGGTCGGATTGGGCGCCTACCAGCCGGGCCGCAGCGACGTGGACGTGGCGCTGCTGGTCGCCGCGTCGCCCGCCGGGGCCGCCCGGCGGGCGCTGGTGGACCGGCTGCGGCACGAGGCGCTGCCCTGCCCGGCGCGCGGCCTGGAGCTGGTCGTCTACCGCCGCGACGTGGCCGCCTCCGGCACCCCGGAGCCCGGCTTCGAGGTGGAGCTGAACACCGGGGCCACCATGCCGTTCCGGGCCACCTACGACCCGGCCGACCGGCCCGCCGCCGACGGGCGGTTCTGGTACGCGCTCGACCGCAGCATCCTGCGCCAGTCCGGCCTGACCCTGCTCGGCCCGCCCGCCGCCGAGGTCTTCGCCGACCCGGCGCCGACCGTGCTGCGGGCGCTGCTGGTCGACGCGCTGCGCTGGTGGCTGGCGCTGCCCACCCCGCCCGGCGACGCGCCCGCACCCGGGGCCGAGGACGCCGTGCTCGGGGCCTGCCGCGCGCTGGTGCGCTGCCGCGACGGCGTCTGGCTGGGCAAGGTCGACGCCGGCCTGCGGGTGGCGGCCGACGACCCGGACGCGCCGCTGATCCGGGCCTGCGTCGCCGCCCGCCGGGGCGGCCCGCCCCCGTCCGGCGCGGCGGCCCGCGCGTTCCAGCGGCGGGTGCTGGCGCAGCTCGACGACGGCTGA
- a CDS encoding diacylglycerol/lipid kinase family protein, translating into MSTSTADRADTDTVAAPAGVVAVVAHRKKTFGGGLDELRARLATAGVERLIWHEVPKSRKAPKRVRAALDEGADLVLVWGGDGMVQRCADTLAGTGVPMGILPAGTANLFAANLGIPADLPEAVRIALHGRRRRLDLGRLNGEHFAVMAGAGFDGDLIRDADRKLKGRFGRVAYVWTALRHVRGECVRTRIRVDGSDWFDGEASCVLFGNVGTITGGIPAFDDARPDDGVLEVGVATASGAVDWARTLGRMAAGRSDDSPFVRITRGRKIRVRFAAPKTYELDGGARGTAKRLKVTVVPGGLTVCCPDPLD; encoded by the coding sequence ATGAGTACGAGCACGGCGGACCGCGCCGACACCGACACCGTGGCCGCCCCCGCCGGCGTGGTGGCGGTCGTCGCCCACCGGAAGAAGACGTTCGGCGGCGGCCTCGACGAGCTGCGCGCCCGGCTGGCCACCGCCGGCGTCGAGCGGCTGATCTGGCACGAGGTGCCGAAGAGCCGTAAGGCCCCGAAGCGGGTCCGCGCGGCGCTCGACGAGGGCGCCGACCTGGTGCTGGTCTGGGGCGGGGACGGCATGGTGCAGCGGTGCGCCGACACGCTGGCCGGCACCGGCGTGCCGATGGGCATCCTGCCCGCCGGCACCGCCAACCTCTTCGCCGCCAACCTCGGTATCCCCGCCGACCTGCCGGAGGCGGTGCGCATCGCGCTGCACGGCCGGCGGCGCCGGCTGGACCTGGGCCGGCTCAACGGGGAGCACTTCGCGGTGATGGCCGGCGCCGGCTTCGACGGCGACCTGATCCGCGACGCCGACCGCAAGCTCAAGGGCCGGTTCGGCCGGGTCGCGTACGTCTGGACCGCGTTGCGGCACGTGCGCGGCGAGTGCGTCCGCACCCGGATCCGGGTCGACGGCTCGGACTGGTTCGACGGCGAGGCGAGCTGCGTGCTGTTCGGCAACGTCGGCACCATCACCGGCGGCATTCCGGCCTTCGACGACGCCCGGCCCGACGACGGGGTGCTCGAGGTCGGCGTCGCCACCGCCAGCGGCGCCGTGGACTGGGCGCGCACGTTGGGCCGGATGGCCGCCGGCCGCTCCGACGACTCACCGTTCGTGCGGATCACCCGGGGCCGCAAGATCCGGGTCCGGTTCGCCGCGCCGAAGACGTACGAGCTGGACGGCGGCGCGCGGGGCACGGCGAAACGGCTGAAGGTCACGGTGGTACCGGGCGGATTGACGGTCTGCTGCCCCGACCCGCTGGACTGA
- a CDS encoding M4 family metallopeptidase has protein sequence MKLSPRLAALSGAVAAGVIAAGTAAAVQAAPPGPAAPNPAQARAAAADSARALVANRPAYLQAGSDDAFVQKPVISSEGTQYVPYERTYKGLPVVGGDFVLATDAAGNLKYASVAQQRPIGALVTTPTLTPAAGAKKARAQLRTVSSVEGTALVVYTLGASPTLAWETTVRGTDAEGPSRLTVDVDARTGAVLRTQEHIVHGTGTGAWNGPSPLTLNTTQSGGTYSMKDPTVTNLSCQDAANNTTFSGSDDAWGNGTATNKETGCVDALFAAQTEHKMLSQWLGRNGADGNGGYWPIRVGLNDQNAYYDGTQVQIGKNTAGQWIGSLDVVAHEIGHGIDDHTPGGISGGGTQEFVADTFGAATEWFANEPSSYDAPDFLVGEKINLVGSGPIRNMYNPSALGDPNCYSSSVPGGEVHASAGPGNHWFYLLANGSSPTNGQPTSSTCNGSSVTGLGIQKAIKIMYNAMLLKTSSSSYLKYRTWTLQAAKNLYPGSCAEFDTVKAAWNAVSVPAQSGDPTCAGGTPTPTPTTTTTPPSGGCSGNKLANPGFESGAVNWTASSGVITTDSGQAAHGGSYKAWLDGYGSSHTDTLSQSVTVPAGCRATLSFWLHIDSAESTTTTAYDKLTVKAGSTTLATYSNLNKATGYVQRSFDVSSLAGTTATISFSGVEDSSLQTSFVVDDTAVTLS, from the coding sequence GTGAAGCTCTCACCTCGCCTCGCCGCGCTCTCCGGCGCGGTCGCGGCCGGCGTGATCGCCGCCGGCACCGCCGCGGCCGTGCAGGCCGCCCCACCGGGCCCCGCCGCCCCCAACCCGGCGCAGGCCCGCGCGGCCGCCGCCGACTCGGCCCGCGCGCTGGTCGCGAACCGCCCCGCCTACCTCCAGGCCGGTTCCGACGACGCGTTCGTCCAGAAGCCGGTCATCTCCTCCGAGGGCACCCAGTACGTGCCCTACGAGCGCACCTACAAGGGCCTGCCGGTGGTCGGCGGCGACTTCGTGCTGGCCACCGACGCCGCCGGCAACCTGAAGTACGCCTCCGTCGCCCAGCAGCGGCCCATCGGCGCCCTCGTCACCACCCCCACGCTGACCCCGGCCGCGGGCGCGAAGAAGGCGCGCGCCCAGCTCCGGACCGTCAGCTCGGTCGAGGGCACCGCACTCGTCGTCTACACGCTCGGCGCCAGCCCGACGCTGGCCTGGGAGACCACCGTGCGCGGCACGGACGCCGAGGGCCCGAGCCGACTCACCGTCGACGTCGACGCCCGCACCGGGGCGGTGCTGCGCACGCAGGAGCACATCGTGCACGGCACCGGCACCGGCGCCTGGAACGGCCCGAGCCCGCTCACGCTCAACACCACCCAGTCCGGCGGCACCTACTCCATGAAGGACCCGACCGTCACGAACCTGAGCTGCCAGGACGCGGCGAACAACACCACGTTCAGCGGCTCCGACGACGCCTGGGGCAACGGCACCGCCACCAACAAGGAGACCGGCTGCGTCGACGCGCTCTTCGCCGCGCAGACCGAGCACAAGATGCTCAGCCAGTGGCTGGGCCGCAACGGCGCCGACGGCAACGGCGGCTACTGGCCGATCCGGGTGGGCCTGAACGACCAGAACGCCTACTACGACGGCACCCAGGTGCAGATCGGCAAGAACACCGCCGGTCAGTGGATCGGCTCGCTCGACGTGGTGGCGCACGAGATCGGCCACGGCATCGACGACCACACCCCGGGCGGCATCTCCGGCGGCGGCACCCAGGAGTTCGTGGCGGACACGTTCGGCGCGGCCACCGAGTGGTTCGCCAACGAGCCGTCCAGCTACGACGCGCCGGACTTCCTGGTCGGCGAGAAGATCAATCTGGTCGGCTCCGGCCCGATCCGCAACATGTACAACCCGTCCGCGCTCGGCGACCCGAACTGCTACTCCAGCAGCGTCCCGGGCGGCGAGGTGCACGCCTCCGCCGGCCCCGGCAACCACTGGTTCTACCTGCTGGCCAACGGCAGCAGCCCGACCAACGGGCAGCCGACCAGTTCGACCTGCAACGGCAGCAGCGTGACCGGTCTGGGGATCCAGAAGGCCATCAAGATCATGTACAACGCGATGCTGCTGAAGACCTCGTCCTCGTCGTACCTGAAGTACCGCACCTGGACGCTGCAGGCGGCGAAGAACCTCTACCCGGGCAGCTGCGCCGAGTTCGACACGGTCAAGGCGGCCTGGAACGCGGTCAGCGTGCCGGCCCAGTCCGGTGACCCGACGTGCGCCGGCGGCACCCCGACGCCCACGCCGACCACCACGACCACCCCGCCGTCGGGCGGCTGCTCCGGCAACAAGCTGGCCAACCCCGGCTTCGAGTCGGGCGCCGTGAACTGGACCGCCTCGTCCGGCGTCATCACCACGGACAGCGGCCAGGCCGCGCACGGCGGCTCGTACAAGGCCTGGCTCGACGGCTACGGCTCGTCGCACACCGACACCCTGAGCCAGTCGGTGACCGTTCCGGCCGGCTGCCGCGCGACGCTGAGCTTCTGGCTGCACATCGACAGCGCGGAGTCGACCACGACCACCGCGTACGACAAGCTCACCGTCAAGGCCGGCAGCACCACGCTGGCGACCTACTCGAACCTGAACAAGGCCACCGGCTACGTGCAGCGGTCCTTCGACGTCTCGTCGCTGGCCGGCACCACGGCGACCATCTCGTTCAGCGGCGTGGAGGACAGCTCCCTGCAGACGTCCTTCGTCGTCGACGACACCGCGGTCACCCTGAGCTGA
- a CDS encoding ABC transporter permease produces MIRRQLRVLRICWRAAVAADLEYRLQFLSAAALSAFWMVWAVAGASVYFRFAGSVAGWTHGEVLVVIGLFFTLNGLRQTLLQPNLELMSDHVRRGTLDFLLTKPFDAQLLVSLGRVRVTNLLDPALGLVLVTVGVVLSGRGVSPGRLAAFLLLLGCAAVLLYALTVLLMAATVVLVAAEDLDRVSFAFVELSRFPVDLYRDPARTLLTVVPVAFLTTYPGAALLGRLDARMLPVAVAVAAGAVVVATGAWRRALRSYAGAGG; encoded by the coding sequence GTGATCCGCCGGCAGCTGCGGGTGCTGCGGATCTGCTGGCGCGCGGCGGTCGCCGCCGACCTGGAGTACCGGTTGCAGTTCCTCTCCGCCGCCGCGTTGAGCGCGTTCTGGATGGTGTGGGCCGTGGCCGGGGCCTCGGTCTACTTCCGCTTCGCCGGGTCCGTGGCCGGTTGGACGCACGGCGAGGTGCTGGTCGTCATCGGCCTGTTCTTCACGCTCAACGGCCTGCGCCAGACGCTGCTGCAACCCAACCTGGAACTGATGAGCGACCACGTCCGCCGCGGCACCCTCGACTTCCTGCTCACCAAGCCGTTCGATGCCCAACTGCTGGTGAGCCTCGGACGGGTGCGGGTGACCAACCTGCTCGACCCGGCGCTGGGCCTGGTGCTCGTCACGGTGGGCGTGGTGCTGTCCGGGCGCGGGGTCTCGCCGGGCCGGCTGGCCGCCTTCCTGCTGCTGTTGGGCTGCGCCGCGGTGCTGCTGTACGCGCTGACCGTGCTGCTGATGGCGGCGACCGTGGTGCTGGTGGCGGCGGAGGACCTGGACCGGGTCTCGTTCGCCTTCGTCGAGCTGTCCCGCTTCCCGGTCGACCTCTACCGCGACCCGGCCCGCACGCTGCTCACCGTCGTCCCGGTCGCGTTCCTCACCACGTACCCGGGTGCGGCCCTGCTGGGCCGGCTCGACGCCCGGATGCTGCCGGTCGCGGTGGCGGTGGCCGCCGGCGCGGTGGTGGTGGCCACCGGGGCGTGGCGGCGGGCGCTGCGGTCGTACGCCGGGGCGGGCGGCTGA
- a CDS encoding YbaB/EbfC family nucleoid-associated protein, which translates to MTIDPFSAAASLDELLSRTQQALAAMRSRAGVHPDGEPGELLRAEGAAADGRVRAVAVQGGRLDSVAVDPDLAGEPLEVLCGHVVAAVNAALAELDARVSDSARADADALAARLGGLPDQAELFSRAMHEVAARIPRDRGAASRAGRPA; encoded by the coding sequence ATGACCATCGACCCGTTCTCGGCCGCCGCGAGCCTCGACGAGCTCCTGAGCCGGACGCAGCAGGCGCTCGCGGCGATGCGGTCCCGGGCCGGCGTGCACCCCGACGGCGAGCCGGGCGAGTTGCTCCGGGCCGAGGGCGCCGCGGCCGACGGCCGCGTCCGGGCGGTCGCCGTCCAGGGTGGCCGACTGGACTCGGTCGCCGTCGACCCGGACCTGGCCGGCGAGCCGCTGGAGGTCCTCTGCGGACACGTCGTCGCCGCCGTCAACGCCGCGCTGGCCGAGCTGGACGCCCGGGTCAGCGACTCGGCCCGGGCCGACGCCGACGCCCTGGCGGCCCGCCTCGGCGGCCTGCCCGACCAGGCGGAGCTGTTCAGCCGGGCGATGCACGAGGTGGCCGCGCGGATCCCGCGCGACCGGGGCGCCGCGTCCCGGGCCGGCCGCCCGGCCTGA
- a CDS encoding ABC transporter ATP-binding protein, which produces MIEVRDLAKHFRVHRRQPGLAASLRSLVRREHVTVRAVDGVGFTIPAGEVVGFLGPNGAGKTTTLKCLTGLLHPSAGTVRVLGHTPHRREPAFLRRVSLVMGQRNGLFWDLPAADAFEVNRAVYGLAEGPYRAALDELVDLLGLAPLLGRQVRVLSLGERMRCELAGALLHRPDVLFLDEPTLGLDVNGQAAVRAFLRDYNARHGATVLLTSHYMGDVTALARRVLVIDRGALRFDGDLAALVEAHSPHRLVRVTLREPAPAGAWAGLGEPVDVDGAVVTLAVPRAETAAVAARLLATLPVDDVAIGDPPVEEIIRAVFAGA; this is translated from the coding sequence ATGATCGAGGTGCGCGACCTCGCCAAGCACTTCCGGGTGCACCGGCGGCAGCCCGGCCTGGCCGCGTCGCTGCGCTCCCTGGTCCGTCGCGAGCACGTCACCGTCCGCGCGGTCGACGGGGTCGGCTTCACCATCCCCGCCGGTGAGGTGGTCGGCTTCCTCGGCCCCAACGGCGCCGGCAAGACCACCACGCTGAAGTGCCTCACCGGCCTGCTGCACCCCAGCGCCGGCACGGTCCGGGTGCTGGGGCACACCCCGCACCGCCGGGAGCCGGCCTTCCTGCGCCGCGTCTCGCTGGTGATGGGCCAGCGCAACGGGCTGTTCTGGGACCTGCCGGCGGCCGACGCGTTCGAGGTCAACCGGGCGGTCTACGGCCTCGCCGAGGGACCGTACCGGGCCGCGCTCGACGAGCTGGTCGACCTGCTCGGCCTCGCCCCGCTGCTCGGTCGGCAGGTGCGCGTGCTGAGCCTCGGCGAGCGGATGCGCTGCGAGCTGGCCGGGGCGTTGCTGCACCGCCCGGACGTGCTCTTCCTCGACGAGCCGACTCTCGGCCTCGACGTCAACGGGCAGGCCGCGGTCCGTGCCTTCCTCCGCGACTACAACGCCCGCCACGGCGCGACCGTGCTGCTGACCAGCCACTACATGGGCGACGTGACCGCGCTGGCCCGCCGGGTGCTGGTCATCGACCGGGGCGCCCTGCGGTTCGACGGCGACCTCGCCGCGCTGGTCGAGGCGCACTCGCCGCACCGGCTGGTCCGGGTCACGCTGCGCGAGCCCGCCCCCGCCGGCGCCTGGGCCGGGCTCGGCGAGCCGGTCGACGTCGACGGCGCGGTCGTCACGCTGGCGGTGCCCCGGGCCGAGACGGCGGCGGTCGCCGCCCGGCTGCTGGCCACCCTGCCGGTCGACGACGTGGCGATCGGGGACCCACCGGTCGAGGAGATCATCCGGGCGGTCTTCGCCGGTGCGTGA
- a CDS encoding transglycosylase domain-containing protein — MAVFLAICTLLAGCGLVAGGYYFDSVPTPTDLKLPESTTVFYADGRTPMAKLGAQNRTIVPYDEMNDSAKQAIVAAEDRTFWTNQGIDVKGVLRAAWANVTGGQRQGASTLTQQYARVAADLRGVTYSRKLREAVIAWKLDDTYSKEEILGFYLNTVPFGRGAYGIEAAAQTFFGKTVRRDAPAAQQLTQAEAMVLCAMVKQPEADPADPQGAPGYDPARNATAKQNSIDRWNYIRDGMVKLGYLTPRQAADLAYPDTVRPVDPDAGRSDLDRPTGLVVNHVLAELRRTEPFRGKPDEVIRDGGYRIVTTVDKRVQDAAEASADIRRDSAPEAVRGQPKNWQAALVAVEPGTGRVLGYYGGDRGSGADYAGWYYDEKGQARGFGQHPPGSSFKVYDLAAAVRDGISVKQRFDSPDTKEFPASGRTRGSAAGPIRNAEHAPCQPDCALWEATVASLNVTYFELTEKLGTARVIDMARRAGVESMWETVRGNPQPQRVDLRGDPADQVAKRFSTEVGIGQYGVTVQDHANGMATFAAGGKRADAHFVRSVTKGDEEVWTEQVRQTDLGLDREAIDQLDWTLRRVRAARLDNGWDSAGKTGTWQAGQSTTQNVHTWMVGWTGALASAVWLGTTDGKPLRTRGGSYEVYGSTGAAPIWRQFMSRATEAMKLDPDRYRFREPSFPGDAPEPSPSTPAPTTSAPSPSASASATPRPTPSSPSPRPTGRPTVRPTSSPSPSPTGSPTRSRGPR, encoded by the coding sequence GTGGCGGTCTTCCTGGCGATCTGCACGTTGCTGGCCGGGTGCGGCCTGGTCGCCGGCGGTTACTACTTCGACAGCGTCCCCACGCCCACCGACCTGAAGCTGCCGGAGTCGACCACCGTCTTCTACGCCGACGGGCGCACGCCGATGGCGAAGCTCGGTGCGCAGAACCGCACCATCGTCCCGTACGACGAGATGAACGACTCGGCCAAGCAGGCCATCGTCGCGGCCGAGGACCGCACGTTCTGGACCAACCAGGGCATTGACGTCAAGGGCGTGCTCCGGGCGGCCTGGGCCAACGTCACCGGCGGGCAGCGGCAGGGCGCCTCCACCCTCACCCAGCAGTACGCGCGGGTCGCCGCGGACCTGCGGGGGGTGACCTACTCGCGGAAGCTGCGCGAGGCCGTGATCGCCTGGAAGCTCGACGACACGTACAGCAAGGAGGAGATCCTCGGCTTCTACCTGAACACGGTGCCGTTCGGCCGGGGCGCGTACGGGATCGAGGCGGCCGCGCAGACGTTCTTCGGCAAGACCGTGCGCCGGGACGCGCCGGCGGCGCAGCAGCTCACCCAGGCCGAGGCGATGGTGTTGTGCGCGATGGTGAAGCAGCCGGAGGCGGACCCGGCCGATCCGCAGGGCGCGCCGGGCTACGACCCGGCCCGCAACGCGACCGCGAAACAGAACTCGATCGACCGGTGGAACTACATCCGGGACGGCATGGTGAAGCTGGGCTACCTCACGCCGCGGCAGGCGGCGGATCTCGCGTACCCGGACACGGTGCGCCCGGTCGACCCGGACGCCGGCCGGTCGGACCTGGACCGACCGACCGGCCTGGTGGTCAACCACGTGCTGGCCGAGCTGCGGCGGACGGAGCCGTTCCGGGGCAAGCCGGACGAGGTGATCCGTGACGGCGGCTACCGGATCGTCACCACCGTCGACAAGCGGGTGCAGGACGCGGCGGAGGCGTCGGCGGACATCCGCCGGGACAGCGCGCCGGAGGCGGTGCGGGGGCAGCCGAAGAACTGGCAGGCGGCGCTGGTGGCGGTGGAGCCGGGCACCGGACGGGTGCTCGGCTACTACGGCGGTGACCGGGGCTCCGGCGCCGACTACGCGGGCTGGTACTACGACGAGAAGGGCCAGGCGCGCGGGTTCGGCCAGCACCCGCCGGGCTCCTCGTTCAAGGTCTACGACCTGGCCGCCGCCGTGCGCGACGGCATCTCGGTGAAGCAGCGGTTCGACTCGCCGGACACCAAGGAGTTCCCCGCCTCGGGTCGCACCCGGGGCAGCGCGGCCGGGCCGATCCGCAACGCCGAGCACGCGCCCTGCCAGCCGGACTGCGCGCTCTGGGAGGCCACCGTCGCCTCGCTGAACGTCACCTACTTCGAGCTGACCGAGAAGCTGGGCACCGCCCGGGTGATCGACATGGCCCGGCGGGCCGGCGTCGAGTCGATGTGGGAGACCGTGCGCGGCAACCCGCAGCCGCAGCGCGTCGACCTGCGCGGCGACCCGGCCGACCAGGTGGCGAAGCGGTTCTCCACCGAGGTCGGCATCGGCCAGTACGGCGTCACGGTGCAGGACCACGCCAACGGGATGGCCACCTTCGCTGCCGGCGGCAAGCGGGCCGACGCCCACTTCGTCCGCTCGGTGACCAAGGGCGACGAGGAGGTGTGGACGGAGCAGGTGCGCCAGACCGACCTCGGCCTGGACCGGGAGGCGATCGATCAGCTCGACTGGACGTTACGTCGGGTCCGGGCGGCCCGACTGGACAACGGGTGGGACTCCGCCGGCAAGACCGGCACCTGGCAGGCGGGGCAGAGCACCACGCAGAACGTGCACACCTGGATGGTCGGCTGGACCGGCGCGCTGGCCTCGGCCGTCTGGCTGGGCACCACCGACGGCAAGCCGTTGCGGACCCGGGGCGGCAGTTACGAGGTGTACGGCTCGACCGGGGCCGCGCCGATCTGGCGGCAGTTCATGTCCCGGGCCACCGAGGCGATGAAGCTCGACCCGGACCGGTACCGGTTCCGGGAGCCGAGCTTCCCGGGGGACGCGCCGGAGCCCTCCCCGTCGACGCCGGCCCCGACCACCTCCGCGCCGAGCCCGTCGGCGTCGGCGTCGGCGACGCCCCGCCCGACGCCGTCGAGTCCGAGCCCGCGCCCGACCGGCCGGCCGACCGTGCGTCCGACGTCGTCGCCGTCGCCGTCGCCGACCGGATCGCCGACGCGCAGCCGGGGACCGCGCTGA
- a CDS encoding ABC transporter permease, translated as MRDTLTAYRALARGGTLVAVTYRGRLVLRVLTGFFPLLMMAVWLTVVAEAGPPAGWTSADFLAYYAAATLMANLSGDHVVWQWDADLRSGDLSLRLLRPLHPFHQYAAADLGQRLVILVALAPALALAAVLSPDLDYPVTPARLAAVAAAAALAYALGLLTASTFALLGFWSTQTANVWLLWWGLGSFASGWVAPLELLPPWLRTAAVVLPFRSMMGFPVELVTGRLDGGETALGFAVGLGWLGVFALLYRIGWRRAVRRHQAVAG; from the coding sequence GTGCGTGACACCCTCACCGCCTACCGGGCGCTGGCGCGCGGCGGCACGCTGGTGGCCGTCACCTACCGGGGCCGGCTGGTGCTGCGCGTGCTCACCGGCTTCTTCCCGCTGCTCATGATGGCGGTCTGGCTGACCGTGGTCGCCGAGGCCGGCCCGCCGGCCGGCTGGACCAGCGCCGACTTCCTCGCCTACTACGCGGCCGCGACGCTGATGGCGAACCTCTCCGGCGACCACGTCGTCTGGCAGTGGGACGCCGACCTGCGCAGCGGCGACCTGTCGCTGCGGCTGCTGCGCCCGCTGCACCCGTTCCACCAGTACGCCGCCGCCGACCTCGGGCAGCGCCTGGTGATCCTGGTGGCGCTCGCGCCGGCCCTGGCGCTGGCCGCGGTGCTCAGCCCCGACCTGGACTACCCGGTCACCCCGGCCCGACTGGCCGCCGTCGCGGCCGCGGCGGCGCTGGCGTACGCGTTGGGTCTGCTGACCGCGTCCACGTTCGCGTTGCTCGGCTTCTGGAGCACCCAGACCGCGAACGTGTGGTTGCTCTGGTGGGGGCTCGGCTCGTTCGCCTCCGGCTGGGTCGCCCCGCTGGAGCTGCTGCCGCCGTGGCTGCGCACCGCCGCGGTGGTGCTGCCCTTCCGCAGCATGATGGGCTTCCCGGTGGAGCTGGTGACCGGCCGGCTGGACGGTGGTGAGACCGCGCTCGGCTTCGCCGTCGGTCTCGGCTGGCTCGGGGTGTTCGCGCTGCTCTACCGGATCGGCTGGCGTCGGGCCGTACGCCGGCACCAGGCGGTGGCCGGGTGA